Proteins encoded by one window of Nocardia goodfellowii:
- a CDS encoding Rv2175c family DNA-binding protein, whose amino-acid sequence MSAFPCSDDVLPESVTLLPLPEVADKLGISVTRVHQMLRDHQLLALRRDGVAGVPEIFFDPAGGVTKHLPGLITVMKDAKYTDEEILEWIFTDDDSLPGKPIEALHGPLAREVIRRAAADPF is encoded by the coding sequence GTGAGTGCATTTCCCTGCAGTGATGATGTTCTTCCGGAGTCGGTGACCTTGCTGCCACTGCCAGAAGTGGCCGACAAGCTCGGGATCTCGGTGACCCGAGTACATCAGATGCTGCGCGACCACCAACTGCTCGCGCTGCGCCGCGACGGTGTCGCAGGCGTCCCCGAGATCTTCTTCGACCCGGCCGGCGGCGTCACCAAGCATCTGCCCGGGTTGATCACCGTGATGAAGGACGCGAAATACACCGACGAGGAGATCCTGGAGTGGATCTTCACCGACGACGACAGCCTGCCCGGCAAGCCGATCGAGGCCCTGCACGGCCCGCTGGCCCGTGAAGTGATCCGCCGCGCGGCCGCCGATCCGTTCTAG